In Candidatus Defluviilinea gracilis, the genomic window GATTAGCGAACAGAAAACTCTTGCTTGGATAAAAACCCCAACACAATGCGATTAAACTCATCGGGCTTTTCAACAGGCACGGCGTGGCGGGAATCTTCAATGACGACCAATTCTGCATTCCCCAACTTGGGAATATACGCTTCTTTGGCTGATACGGGTGTGTAATCATTATCAGCCGCCACCACCAAAACGGGAAATTTGATATTTTGAATTTTATCCACCACGCTCCAGCCGACGATAGCGCGCATCGTATCCAAATAGGCACGGATATCATTTTCCGCCCAACGCGGGACAAATATCTCGCGCAATTTCTCTTGTCCATCTTTGGGGAACAACCGCTTACTCAACACCTCGCCCATTTTACGCATCCCCATCAATCTGACAATTGCAAACCGCATAAACACCTGCCAGCGTTCTTTGAGCGTGCGAACCACGAGTTCGGGACCAGAATTAACGATCACCATGCTCTTGACCAATTCTGGATGATCCACAGCCAGTTGAAATGCGATCATCCCTCCCAGTGAAATCCCCACCACATGGACAGAGCCGACTCCCAGTGACCGAATCAATTCAGCAGTATCCTTCGCAAACAGCGACATGCTGTACGGTCCCTTCGGCTTCTGCGATTGTCCATGTCCGCGCAGGTCGAAGGCTGTCGTTTTGAATTGTTTGGTAAAAGCGGGGATTTGCATTTCCCAGTCGCGGGCGCTGGAGCCGAGTCCGTGAATGAATAAAACAGATTCTCCGCTTCCAGCAGTTTCGTAATACAACTCGATGTTGTTGACCGTTGCTTTTGACATATCGACATCCTCTTCAACTGGAGAGTTGCGTCAACAAAAAACGCATTGGATGTCAATTATATTCATCAATTTGAAACAAGGGCGGATTTTCTCTTCCGCAATTTATACAGACTCATGCCAAACAAAATAAATCCAAGCGGGGTTGTGATGAGATACAAGACCCAATTCGTTTGCCACTGCAATTGCAGGGACGCCGCAAGCGCATAAAAAGAAACGCCCGCCGCGGGGATGCCCAACAACGAGAGATATTTCCACACTGGCGCAGGGACGCTGAAATCGGTCAGTATCGAGCCGTCATCTTCACTCAATCGATTCCAGCGCAAGCCGAGATATGCCAGCCCCAACAAGGTCGGCAGGATAATGATCGTCAGCGGATTGCTCGGCACAACCACGAAGAGGAACATCAAAGCGAATAAACCCACAATGGCGATGCTCGCCCAACGATTCGGGCGGAAGGATTCGGAGGAACTCCAGTCTGCTAGCCAGTAAGCGGGGATGGCAAGGATCCCTGCGCTGAAAGAAAATGTCGCAAATTCAGCGACGGAGGAAACTCCTCCATCGGGTTCGAGCCACCACATGATCGCCCACAAGCCGTAACAAAGCCCGATGGCT contains:
- a CDS encoding alpha/beta hydrolase, encoding MSKATVNNIELYYETAGSGESVLFIHGLGSSARDWEMQIPAFTKQFKTTAFDLRGHGQSQKPKGPYSMSLFAKDTAELIRSLGVGSVHVVGISLGGMIAFQLAVDHPELVKSMVIVNSGPELVVRTLKERWQVFMRFAIVRLMGMRKMGEVLSKRLFPKDGQEKLREIFVPRWAENDIRAYLDTMRAIVGWSVVDKIQNIKFPVLVVAADNDYTPVSAKEAYIPKLGNAELVVIEDSRHAVPVEKPDEFNRIVLGFLSKQEFSVR